In the Methylophilus sp. 5 genome, one interval contains:
- a CDS encoding nitroreductase family protein codes for MNVSQAIQERRSIKAYDPTHRMTEAEIEQLFSLAMLSPTAFNIQHWRFVVVTDPVLRHQIRAVSWNQAQVTDASLLVVLTADLKAWEKDTARYWANAPQQVSDYLVKAIHDYYTDHAQAERDEGMRSGGMAAMTLMLAAKEMGYDTCPMDGFDFDAVAKLIKLPADHVPVMFVVVGKALEAAKPRSGQLTMDEVVIYNTF; via the coding sequence ATGAACGTATCACAAGCCATACAGGAACGTCGCTCGATCAAAGCCTACGATCCCACCCATCGCATGACAGAGGCCGAAATTGAGCAACTGTTCTCGCTGGCCATGCTATCTCCCACCGCTTTCAACATTCAGCACTGGCGGTTTGTCGTGGTGACTGACCCGGTATTACGCCATCAGATCCGCGCCGTCAGCTGGAACCAGGCACAAGTGACTGATGCCTCTTTGCTGGTCGTGCTCACGGCAGACCTCAAAGCCTGGGAAAAAGACACTGCCCGCTATTGGGCCAATGCGCCACAGCAAGTCAGTGATTACCTGGTGAAGGCGATTCACGACTATTACACCGATCATGCTCAGGCCGAGCGGGATGAAGGCATGCGCTCAGGTGGCATGGCGGCGATGACGCTGATGCTGGCTGCTAAAGAAATGGGCTATGACACTTGCCCCATGGATGGCTTCGATTTTGATGCCGTGGCAAAACTGATCAAGCTGCCTGCAGACCATGTGCCAGTGATGTTTGTGGTGGTGGGTAAAGCATTGGAAGCAGCCAAACCACGTAGCGGCCAGTTGACTATGGATGAAGTCGTCATCTACAACACTTTTTAA
- a CDS encoding GreA/GreB family elongation factor, whose translation MSRGFVKEDDLELAGTDLPERPQSAHANYVTPAGLQQLQQTLKTLESARSQYAARKEEPSAQQKLAEIDRDLRYVVARLESAQLVEPAQQPRHTVLFGAKVQVEDETGQQSVFQIVGEDEADIAQQKVSYVSPLAKALLGRKAGDSTLWQRPAGPLQLDILTIEY comes from the coding sequence ATGAGTCGCGGCTTTGTTAAAGAAGATGACCTGGAGCTGGCCGGCACCGATTTACCGGAACGCCCGCAGAGCGCGCATGCCAACTATGTGACGCCAGCAGGGTTGCAGCAGCTACAACAGACGCTAAAAACGCTGGAAAGCGCACGCAGCCAATATGCAGCGCGTAAAGAAGAACCCAGTGCGCAGCAAAAACTGGCAGAAATTGACCGTGACTTGCGTTATGTGGTGGCCAGGCTAGAGTCTGCACAACTGGTAGAACCCGCGCAGCAACCGCGCCACACTGTATTGTTTGGCGCCAAAGTGCAGGTAGAAGATGAAACTGGCCAGCAATCTGTTTTTCAGATTGTAGGTGAAGACGAGGCTGATATTGCGCAGCAAAAAGTCAGTTATGTCTCGCCGCTGGCCAAAGCCCTGTTAGGGCGAAAAGCAGGTGACAGTACGCTGTGGCAACGTCCGGCCGGGCCGTTGCAACTGGATATTTTAACGATTGAATATTGA
- a CDS encoding Spy/CpxP family protein refolding chaperone, with translation MKLKKLAMTGLLVLVCGTAFAEPGHGCDKGKFDKANWQEHRLAHFEKHQDKLHTILQLSSTQENAWKNYQAQIKPQDKAEHPDVAELNKLNTLQRLDKMEAWDKERDLRQADRAKAVRTFYAQLNDAQKKAFDENAFPQHPQHEGPHHDRPQHDK, from the coding sequence ATGAAACTGAAAAAACTGGCAATGACAGGTCTTCTGGTATTGGTGTGCGGCACCGCTTTTGCCGAACCCGGCCATGGTTGCGACAAAGGTAAGTTTGACAAAGCCAACTGGCAAGAACACCGCCTGGCGCATTTTGAAAAGCATCAGGACAAATTACACACCATTCTGCAATTGAGCAGCACCCAGGAAAACGCCTGGAAAAACTATCAGGCACAAATCAAGCCACAAGACAAAGCTGAGCATCCAGATGTGGCTGAGTTAAACAAACTCAATACCCTGCAACGCCTGGATAAAATGGAAGCCTGGGATAAAGAGCGTGATTTGCGCCAGGCTGACCGTGCCAAAGCAGTACGTACTTTTTATGCGCAACTCAACGATGCACAGAAAAAGGCCTTTGACGAAAATGCCTTTCCCCAGCATCCGCAACACGAGGGCCCGCATCATGACAGACCACAACATGACAAATAA
- the trpS gene encoding tryptophan--tRNA ligase yields MSTQSIILTGDRPTGPLHLGHFVGSLRNRVKYQHDYKQYVMLADAQALTDNMDDIDKVHRNVVEVALDYLAVGIDPKLSTIFIQSQVPELTELAFYYLNLVTVARLERNPTVKEEIRLRDFERDIPAGFLTYPVSQAADITAFKATLVPVGEDQIPMIEQTNEIVRRFNRTYKNATTKQEILVETKALVPELGRLPGIDGKAKMSKSLGNVINLGATADEVTKAVKRVYTDPLHLKIEDPGHVEGNIAFTYLDAFDTDKAAVAELKAHYMRGGLADSIVKKRLEAVLQEMLEPIRTRRAELANDKGYILQLLREGTEQAREVAANTMSEVRAALGLTYF; encoded by the coding sequence ATGAGTACTCAATCCATTATCCTCACTGGCGATCGCCCAACCGGCCCGTTACATCTGGGGCATTTTGTCGGCAGTTTGCGTAATCGCGTCAAATATCAGCATGATTACAAGCAATACGTCATGCTGGCCGATGCACAGGCACTGACTGACAACATGGATGATATTGATAAAGTGCATCGTAATGTGGTGGAAGTGGCGCTGGACTATTTGGCCGTGGGTATAGACCCTAAACTGTCGACCATTTTCATCCAGTCACAAGTACCAGAGCTGACTGAACTGGCGTTTTATTACCTCAACCTGGTCACGGTCGCCCGCCTGGAACGTAACCCAACGGTTAAAGAAGAAATCCGCCTGCGCGACTTCGAGCGCGATATTCCAGCGGGCTTTCTTACCTACCCGGTGAGCCAGGCGGCAGATATTACCGCGTTTAAAGCCACGCTGGTGCCAGTGGGTGAGGACCAGATCCCGATGATTGAGCAAACCAACGAGATCGTGCGCCGCTTTAACCGCACCTATAAAAACGCTACCACCAAGCAAGAAATTCTAGTCGAAACCAAAGCACTGGTGCCAGAACTGGGCCGCTTGCCAGGCATTGATGGCAAAGCCAAAATGAGTAAGTCATTAGGTAACGTGATTAACCTCGGCGCAACGGCTGACGAGGTGACCAAAGCGGTGAAACGTGTGTATACCGACCCGCTGCATTTAAAAATTGAAGACCCCGGCCATGTAGAAGGCAACATCGCCTTTACTTACCTGGATGCGTTTGATACTGACAAAGCGGCTGTTGCTGAGCTTAAAGCGCATTACATGCGTGGCGGCCTGGCAGACAGCATTGTCAAAAAACGCCTCGAAGCCGTGTTGCAAGAAATGCTGGAGCCAATTCGTACGCGTCGCGCCGAGCTGGCTAATGACAAAGGCTACATTTTGCAATTGCTACGTGAAGGCACCGAACAGGCGCGTGAAGTGGCAGCAAACACCATGAGTGAAGTGCGTGCCGCACTGGGGCTAACCTATTTCTAA
- a CDS encoding ABC-F family ATPase codes for MLIANNITMQFGSKPLFENVSVKFGDGNRYGLIGANGCGKSTFMKILAGVLEPSSGNISLDPNERMAFLKQDQFAYEDQRVLDVVMMGHEQMWKAMQERDAIYANLEATEDDYMRAAELEGVFAEYDGYTAEARAGELLLGVGIPLEQHNGPMSAVAPGWKLRVLLVQALFANPDVLLLDEPTNNLDINTIRWLEDVVNNRDCTMVIISHDRHFLNQVCTHTCDMDYGKITSYPGNYDDYMEASIAARNQQAKDNAKAKQQIADLQDFVRRFSANASKAKQATSRAKQIDKIKVEEFKPSSRQYPFIRFEFDDREKLHRNAVELKKLSHRFDKPLFNDIELMFEAGEKVAIIGENGIGKTTFLRCLAGDLAPTHGEVKWAEKAKLGYFAQDHEYEFEQGEDLFEWMTAQRQQGDDDNTVRSMLGRLLFPTEATRKSVKVLSGGEKGRMLYGKLMLAKTNVLLMDEPTNHMDMESIEALNTALDKYKGTLFFVSHDREFVSSIATRIIEIKADGIIDFTGNYEDYLTSQGIA; via the coding sequence ATGTTAATTGCAAACAATATCACCATGCAGTTTGGCTCCAAGCCACTGTTTGAAAATGTCTCAGTCAAATTTGGCGACGGTAACCGTTATGGCCTGATTGGCGCCAACGGATGTGGTAAATCCACCTTTATGAAAATTTTGGCAGGCGTACTGGAGCCAAGCAGTGGCAACATCAGCCTCGACCCGAACGAGCGCATGGCCTTTTTGAAGCAGGACCAGTTTGCCTACGAAGACCAGCGCGTGCTGGACGTGGTGATGATGGGCCACGAGCAAATGTGGAAGGCCATGCAAGAGCGCGATGCGATTTATGCCAACCTCGAAGCCACCGAAGACGACTATATGCGCGCGGCAGAGCTGGAAGGCGTGTTTGCCGAGTATGACGGTTATACCGCTGAGGCACGTGCTGGCGAATTGCTGTTAGGCGTTGGGATTCCACTTGAGCAACACAATGGCCCGATGAGCGCCGTCGCTCCAGGCTGGAAACTGCGCGTATTGCTAGTGCAAGCCTTGTTTGCAAACCCAGACGTATTACTGCTGGATGAGCCAACCAACAACCTGGACATCAACACCATTCGCTGGCTAGAAGACGTGGTCAACAATCGTGATTGCACCATGGTGATTATTTCGCATGACCGCCACTTTTTAAACCAGGTGTGTACGCATACCTGCGATATGGACTACGGCAAGATCACCTCTTACCCAGGCAACTATGATGACTACATGGAGGCCAGTATTGCGGCCCGTAACCAGCAAGCCAAGGACAACGCCAAAGCCAAGCAACAAATTGCCGACTTACAGGACTTTGTGCGCCGCTTTTCGGCTAACGCGTCTAAAGCCAAGCAGGCCACCAGCCGTGCCAAGCAAATTGATAAAATCAAGGTCGAAGAATTTAAACCTTCCAGCCGCCAGTATCCGTTTATCCGCTTTGAGTTTGACGACAGAGAAAAACTGCACCGCAATGCCGTCGAACTCAAAAAACTGAGCCATCGCTTTGACAAGCCATTGTTTAACGATATAGAACTGATGTTTGAAGCCGGTGAAAAAGTCGCCATTATTGGTGAAAACGGCATTGGTAAAACCACGTTCTTGCGTTGTTTGGCCGGCGACCTTGCACCTACGCATGGTGAAGTGAAGTGGGCAGAAAAAGCCAAACTCGGCTACTTTGCGCAAGACCATGAGTATGAGTTTGAGCAAGGCGAAGACCTGTTTGAATGGATGACCGCCCAGCGTCAGCAAGGCGATGATGACAATACCGTGCGCAGCATGCTCGGCCGCTTGTTGTTCCCTACCGAGGCGACCAGAAAATCGGTCAAAGTACTGTCTGGCGGTGAAAAAGGCCGTATGTTGTATGGCAAGCTGATGCTGGCCAAAACCAATGTATTACTGATGGACGAACCAACCAACCACATGGACATGGAGTCGATTGAGGCGCTGAATACGGCGCTCGATAAATACAAAGGCACCTTGTTTTTTGTGAGCCATGACCGTGAATTTGTGAGCTCAATCGCTACCCGCATTATTGAAATCAAAGCGGATGGCATTATCGACTTTACTGGCAATTATGAGGACTATCTCACCAGTCAGGGCATCGCCTGA